The following coding sequences are from one Bifidobacterium sp. window:
- a CDS encoding pyridoxamine 5'-phosphate oxidase family protein: protein MATLSGEMKDMIDNSVSYIATVDHDGNPDIGPKMSMHVIDDSHIGYYERTAGQHYRNLQDNGKLIVMVVNPKEKKGYRFHGTVTLHQNDDVHEAAIAYADEHDIKHPVAVPVMEITGIDNLAPGAGAGKPIA from the coding sequence ATGGCAACGCTCAGCGGTGAAATGAAGGATATGATTGACAACTCGGTTTCATATATTGCGACCGTGGATCATGACGGAAACCCAGATATTGGTCCAAAGATGTCTATGCATGTCATTGATGATTCACACATCGGATACTATGAAAGAACCGCAGGACAGCACTACCGCAACCTTCAAGACAACGGCAAGTTGATTGTTATGGTGGTCAATCCTAAGGAGAAGAAGGGTTACCGCTTCCACGGAACAGTGACTCTTCATCAGAACGATGATGTGCATGAAGCCGCAATCGCTTATGCTGACGAACATGACATCAAGCATCCGGTAGCTGTTCCTGTGATGGAAATCACAGGCATCGATAACCTTGCTCCAGGCGCAGGAGCCGGAAAGCCTATCGCCTGA
- a CDS encoding aryl-sulfate sulfotransferase, which yields MPKRTNQNHENSAKNDDDIGQEQQTHTAFADNTQEADAAQVDANSAAVQTTPIARFLHGTTGRISIAVLALLIITGVVVASQDRFAAAVESARLSKLTEQVQQIYTKSYQTQAETKLQAARSKSSHNQDNIFVTDNPYGTNTTGLYVYFTTTEAVKVSYTISAQDTDYADFTATPDKGDEYVTTHEFQALGLIPGVTNTITFTLTAKNGKQTTRTIEHKGAKLLSDVEVQLTSTKKNTSQDLGNGLYAILGNDSDDQDFMYYYDVHGVLRGEIPILFYRSHRLLFNNNIMYFSVSTREIVGMNSLGKIVKWYNTGANYILHHDYGMDDDGNLIVLATDVRKDTIQDAIIKIDAKSGKVSTLVDMSTLYASYEKTAEKASMGSSSTTTDSTSSSFDPDTSDVKKDWLHLNTIQVLEDGSAILSSRETSTIIKLNDLESNPSIDYMIGEKNFWKDTDFAKYLLTQDGNFSNTGGQHTVTYQEDSSLPSGQYYLYMFDNNYGSSNTRSDYDWAANTEGINTTYVSNGTSRYYKYLVDENAKTYKLVSSFNVPYSPIVSSAQDLSNGTILIDSGVPGVFGVYDTDGTLISQWKMKLRKNIVYRVYEYDFHNFYFA from the coding sequence ATGCCAAAGAGGACAAATCAGAACCATGAGAATAGCGCTAAGAATGATGATGACATAGGGCAGGAGCAACAAACTCATACTGCGTTTGCAGATAACACTCAAGAAGCTGATGCTGCTCAAGTTGATGCGAACAGCGCTGCGGTACAAACAACACCCATAGCACGGTTCCTTCATGGCACCACAGGTCGAATCTCTATCGCCGTTTTGGCTCTTCTCATTATCACTGGTGTGGTTGTTGCTTCCCAAGATCGTTTCGCGGCCGCAGTGGAATCAGCGAGATTGAGTAAGTTGACTGAACAAGTCCAGCAGATATATACGAAGTCGTATCAGACGCAGGCTGAGACGAAGCTGCAAGCGGCACGTAGCAAGAGCTCTCATAATCAGGACAATATATTCGTCACCGATAATCCCTATGGCACCAACACCACCGGATTATATGTGTATTTCACTACCACCGAAGCAGTGAAAGTCAGCTATACAATTTCTGCCCAAGATACTGACTATGCGGATTTTACTGCTACACCTGATAAAGGTGACGAGTATGTGACCACTCACGAGTTCCAAGCGCTTGGCTTGATACCAGGGGTGACCAACACTATTACTTTCACGCTTACGGCTAAGAACGGTAAACAGACCACCCGAACGATTGAGCATAAGGGTGCGAAATTATTGAGCGATGTTGAGGTGCAACTGACAAGCACCAAGAAGAACACTTCTCAAGATCTCGGTAACGGTTTATACGCAATACTTGGTAATGACAGTGACGACCAAGATTTCATGTACTACTACGACGTACACGGTGTGCTTCGTGGTGAGATTCCCATTTTGTTCTATAGAAGCCACCGGCTGTTGTTTAACAACAACATCATGTATTTCAGTGTTTCAACTCGTGAAATTGTGGGTATGAATAGCCTAGGCAAAATCGTTAAGTGGTATAACACTGGTGCAAACTACATCCTTCATCATGATTATGGTATGGATGATGACGGAAATCTGATTGTTTTGGCAACCGATGTCAGAAAAGACACCATTCAGGATGCAATTATCAAAATTGATGCCAAGTCTGGCAAAGTGAGCACTTTGGTTGATATGAGCACACTGTATGCTTCCTATGAGAAGACAGCTGAAAAGGCTTCGATGGGCAGTTCTTCAACAACCACTGATAGCACCAGTAGCAGTTTTGATCCTGATACCTCGGATGTCAAAAAAGATTGGCTGCATCTGAACACCATACAAGTGCTAGAGGATGGTAGTGCGATACTGAGCTCGCGCGAAACCTCAACCATTATCAAGTTGAACGATCTTGAATCAAATCCATCAATCGATTACATGATTGGTGAGAAGAACTTCTGGAAGGATACTGATTTCGCAAAGTATCTACTGACTCAGGACGGTAACTTCTCGAATACCGGCGGCCAGCATACGGTGACGTACCAGGAAGATTCGAGTCTGCCTAGTGGCCAGTACTACTTGTATATGTTCGATAATAATTATGGTTCGAGCAATACCAGATCCGATTATGACTGGGCGGCAAATACTGAAGGTATTAATACCACGTATGTGAGTAATGGAACTTCAAGATATTACAAGTATCTCGTCGATGAGAATGCTAAGACATACAAGCTTGTCTCATCGTTTAACGTACCCTATTCACCTATTGTTAGTAGCGCTCAGGATCTTTCCAATGGCACAATTCTGATAGATTCTGGAGTGCCAGGAGTGTTTGGAGTTTACGACACTGATGGAACGTTAATCAGTCAGTGGAAGATGAAACTTCGTAAGAATATCGTGTATCGAGTTTACGAATATGACTTCCACAATTTCTACTTTGCGTGA
- a CDS encoding MerR family transcriptional regulator, with amino-acid sequence MAEYTIQELSQRFHMKASALRYYEECGLLGEIERSASGQRIYSTEDVGRIESIVCFKDAGMTIDEIRRFFAYEADEAGHIGDMLILLRKRQQAIVAQRIALEQAYHHVQQKVRYYSAVQHSVHTGGQHPQWSDFSQ; translated from the coding sequence ATGGCTGAATACACCATCCAAGAGCTTTCGCAGAGATTTCATATGAAAGCCTCGGCTCTTCGTTATTACGAGGAGTGTGGTTTGCTCGGCGAGATTGAACGCTCCGCGAGCGGACAGCGGATATATTCAACAGAGGATGTTGGTCGTATAGAGTCTATTGTGTGTTTCAAAGATGCGGGGATGACCATTGATGAAATTCGTCGATTCTTTGCATATGAAGCTGACGAGGCAGGGCATATTGGGGACATGCTCATACTGTTACGAAAGAGACAGCAGGCCATTGTGGCACAACGCATTGCGTTGGAACAGGCTTATCACCATGTGCAGCAAAAAGTGAGATATTACTCGGCTGTGCAGCACAGCGTACATACCGGTGGGCAGCACCCACAGTGGTCTGATTTTTCGCAATAG
- the rph gene encoding ribonuclease PH: MVQIKDMLENGKVMRPDGRATDELRPVRITRHWTDAPEGSVLIECGNTRVMCTASFTPTLPRWRRESGLGWVTAEYAMLPRATSQRTDRESVKGKIGGRTHEISRLIGRCLRGVVDMKALGENQIQIDCDVLQADGGTRTASITGAYVALADALDWAQAHHHIKDKRKVLKEAVSAVSVGVIDGTPMLDLPYVEDSKAMTDMNVAMTGSGAFIEIQGTAEHRPFNREELNILLDLATKGNKELQQAQQQALEQV; this comes from the coding sequence ATGGTGCAGATAAAAGACATGTTGGAAAATGGGAAAGTGATGCGTCCAGACGGACGTGCAACGGATGAGTTGCGTCCTGTTCGCATTACACGGCATTGGACAGATGCTCCTGAAGGTTCAGTGCTTATCGAGTGCGGAAACACTAGAGTGATGTGTACTGCTTCTTTCACCCCTACACTGCCACGCTGGCGTAGAGAGTCCGGTCTTGGTTGGGTTACTGCTGAGTATGCGATGTTGCCGCGGGCCACGTCACAACGCACCGATAGAGAATCAGTGAAGGGAAAGATTGGCGGCAGGACACACGAGATTAGTCGGCTGATAGGCCGTTGCTTGCGTGGAGTTGTAGATATGAAAGCTCTCGGAGAAAATCAAATTCAGATTGATTGCGATGTGTTGCAAGCAGACGGTGGCACACGTACTGCCTCAATCACAGGAGCCTATGTTGCTTTGGCAGATGCTCTTGATTGGGCACAAGCACATCACCATATCAAGGACAAGCGCAAGGTGCTTAAGGAAGCTGTTTCAGCTGTCTCTGTGGGCGTAATTGATGGAACGCCAATGCTTGATCTGCCCTATGTTGAGGATAGTAAGGCTATGACTGACATGAATGTTGCTATGACTGGATCAGGCGCATTTATTGAAATCCAAGGTACTGCGGAACATCGGCCATTTAATCGTGAAGAGCTTAATATTTTGCTCGACTTGGCCACTAAAGGTAACAAAGAGCTGCAGCAGGCTCAACAGCAGGCTTTGGAGCAGGTATGA
- a CDS encoding AEC family transporter, with protein sequence MQGVIQPLTLLAVIVAGYGLKRLGIFKPRDYRVMQGVVFNFTLPAAIIHSFATNEHQLNMLWLSLFGMSTSLIPLLTIFAATRHTPVRDRVFTMLNGCGMNVGNFCLPVVTALMGASASMPVIMFDIGNSIMACAGMYVLTTALLHIPQGQPLNAQNAGEATVMPYIRILDKHARRLNRRAHLRGILKSFMISVPFDTYIVMVLLMLIGWRIPLWISQFMEPISNANGFCSMLMVGMLMDLPSSRKDITAVLRVIGWKLGFAVIFSLAAWYLLPFSPAVSKAVILVCLAPTAVFSTLFTDKVLGNAKLAGFTLASTGILSLILMTAMNLLIQV encoded by the coding sequence GTGCAAGGAGTCATCCAACCATTGACCTTGCTCGCCGTGATAGTCGCGGGTTATGGCTTGAAACGTTTAGGGATTTTCAAACCCCGCGATTACCGAGTGATGCAAGGTGTGGTATTCAACTTCACCCTTCCAGCCGCTATTATTCATTCCTTCGCCACCAACGAGCACCAGCTAAATATGCTGTGGCTCTCGTTATTTGGCATGAGCACCAGTCTTATTCCTCTACTCACTATTTTTGCAGCGACCAGACACACTCCTGTCCGTGACAGGGTGTTTACCATGCTCAATGGTTGTGGCATGAATGTTGGCAATTTCTGTCTTCCTGTGGTCACGGCACTGATGGGTGCCTCCGCTAGCATGCCAGTCATCATGTTTGACATCGGTAATTCCATTATGGCTTGCGCTGGAATGTATGTACTGACCACAGCCTTGCTACATATTCCACAAGGCCAACCCTTGAATGCACAAAATGCTGGTGAAGCAACCGTGATGCCATACATACGCATTCTTGACAAACACGCTCGAAGGCTGAACCGACGAGCGCACTTACGCGGTATTCTAAAAAGCTTCATGATTTCTGTGCCATTTGACACCTATATCGTGATGGTGTTGTTGATGCTTATCGGTTGGCGTATACCTCTATGGATTAGTCAATTCATGGAACCAATTTCTAATGCCAACGGTTTTTGCTCAATGCTCATGGTAGGTATGTTGATGGATCTGCCATCATCACGAAAAGATATTACTGCCGTTCTTCGTGTTATTGGATGGAAACTCGGTTTCGCTGTGATTTTCAGCTTAGCTGCTTGGTATCTATTACCTTTCAGCCCTGCAGTTAGTAAGGCTGTTATTTTAGTATGCCTAGCACCTACAGCCGTGTTCAGCACACTCTTTACCGATAAAGTTCTTGGCAATGCAAAACTAGCAGGATTCACTCTAGCTAGCACAGGAATATTGTCACTGATACTGATGACTGCCATGAATCTGCTCATTCAGGTCTAA
- a CDS encoding alpha/beta hydrolase: MTLGKKIRNFVLGCIAVILVVVLSGIVAYNVSPWPGALLFRRAFAASDVTEPHGMSSMRAEVTVHKDLSYPSKYSRHEYDLYTPKNADDTSGTPIIVWVHGGGFIAGDKSGVATYGTMLASQGYAVVAMNYDYAPDAQYPTPVIQVGEMVTQVYKIAERYGLDAQRIIIAGDSAGAQIAAQFATIQTTPGYDQDAGIPKISMRQPLAAAILFCGPYDVSQLSNMGNSWIAKQFVQSVGWSYLGSKQWQSTKAARMASVVDHVSAKFPPAYIVDGNYFSFPKHARALIQGLKNSGVSVESSLFPNDPDLPHEFQFDFSHPESYEVWQQTLKFLKDRNL, translated from the coding sequence GTGACTTTAGGTAAAAAGATACGCAACTTTGTGCTCGGATGTATTGCAGTCATACTTGTTGTGGTCTTGTCAGGAATTGTTGCTTACAACGTCAGCCCTTGGCCTGGCGCTTTGTTGTTTAGAAGAGCTTTTGCTGCCTCAGATGTGACTGAACCACACGGCATGTCGAGTATGAGAGCTGAAGTGACAGTCCACAAGGATTTGAGTTATCCGTCTAAGTATTCCAGACATGAATATGATTTGTATACGCCTAAGAATGCTGATGATACGAGTGGGACGCCAATCATCGTATGGGTACATGGCGGGGGATTTATTGCAGGTGATAAATCTGGTGTCGCTACCTACGGAACAATGTTAGCTTCACAAGGCTATGCGGTTGTTGCAATGAATTATGATTATGCACCTGACGCGCAGTATCCAACTCCCGTCATTCAGGTGGGAGAAATGGTTACACAGGTGTATAAGATTGCTGAGCGCTATGGACTTGATGCTCAGCGCATTATTATCGCGGGTGATTCCGCTGGTGCGCAGATTGCGGCTCAATTTGCAACTATACAAACAACGCCAGGCTATGATCAGGATGCTGGAATTCCTAAGATTTCAATGCGTCAACCGCTTGCAGCAGCCATACTCTTCTGTGGACCATATGATGTTTCTCAATTGAGTAATATGGGCAATTCTTGGATAGCCAAGCAATTTGTGCAAAGCGTTGGGTGGTCATATCTTGGCAGTAAACAGTGGCAAAGCACCAAAGCTGCTCGTATGGCATCGGTTGTGGATCATGTGTCGGCTAAATTTCCGCCCGCGTATATTGTCGACGGAAATTATTTCTCATTCCCAAAACATGCGCGCGCTCTCATTCAGGGGCTTAAGAATTCAGGAGTATCGGTGGAATCCTCGCTATTTCCCAATGATCCTGATTTGCCGCATGAATTTCAATTCGATTTTTCCCACCCTGAATCGTATGAAGTGTGGCAGCAGACTTTGAAATTCTTGAAAGATCGCAATCTCTAA
- a CDS encoding Pr6Pr family membrane protein, translated as MRFFVALYRFVIAFFCFAGTYEAWLSGIGNRWVYFTVQTNVLLGVVMLWAGAATLLKGIQPPAWIKGCLTLNIVVTGLVAWLVLPPANPATTAFAFGMMTTTMVHIIVPIMATVDFLLFDPHRRFPWHYTLSWLIYFPFYLAFVLIRAQIWPHSGPEAGGNPYPYGFINLQELGWEQTALNCVEYLGMFFVLALAIFLIDRILPKRTALTAQ; from the coding sequence ATGAGATTTTTTGTTGCGTTGTACCGCTTTGTTATTGCATTCTTCTGCTTCGCTGGAACTTATGAAGCGTGGTTGTCGGGTATAGGTAATCGATGGGTGTATTTCACTGTACAAACGAATGTGCTTCTCGGTGTGGTGATGTTGTGGGCTGGAGCCGCAACGTTGTTGAAAGGAATCCAACCGCCAGCCTGGATTAAGGGATGTCTGACGTTGAATATTGTGGTTACAGGTTTGGTTGCATGGCTTGTTTTGCCGCCAGCGAATCCTGCGACTACCGCATTTGCTTTTGGAATGATGACCACCACGATGGTACATATCATCGTGCCGATTATGGCGACTGTTGATTTTCTACTATTTGATCCACACCGTCGTTTCCCATGGCACTACACCCTCAGCTGGTTAATCTACTTCCCGTTCTACTTGGCCTTCGTGCTCATTAGGGCTCAAATATGGCCGCACTCTGGTCCTGAAGCGGGTGGTAATCCATACCCTTATGGCTTTATCAATCTGCAAGAACTCGGATGGGAACAAACAGCTCTGAATTGCGTGGAATATTTGGGAATGTTCTTCGTGCTGGCCTTGGCGATTTTTCTCATAGATAGGATTTTGCCGAAGCGCACAGCGTTGACTGCACAATGA
- the rdgB gene encoding RdgB/HAM1 family non-canonical purine NTP pyrophosphatase, producing MTLVVATHNEGKLVEIQRILADDLGPDASHIQLVTAGSLGLPDPVETGVTFEENALLKARDVASRTNLPALADDSGLIVDVLGGAPGILSARWAGVHGHDNANNALLLAQIEDIPDGKRGARFVCASALVIPSQDSQTAEASAEFVRFGEMKGSIIRKARGEHGFGYDPIFVPDDQPERVDEDGRPLTSAQMNSSEKNAISHRGKAIKAITEVISQHLL from the coding sequence CTGACACTTGTTGTGGCAACCCACAACGAAGGCAAATTGGTGGAGATACAGCGCATTCTGGCAGATGACCTCGGACCGGATGCCAGTCATATTCAGCTAGTCACCGCGGGGTCATTGGGGTTGCCTGACCCCGTAGAGACTGGTGTAACTTTCGAAGAAAACGCCCTGTTAAAAGCACGCGATGTTGCCAGTCGAACGAATCTGCCGGCTTTGGCTGATGACTCGGGGTTGATTGTTGATGTGCTTGGTGGAGCGCCGGGAATTCTATCCGCCCGCTGGGCAGGAGTGCATGGGCACGATAACGCTAATAACGCCTTGTTGTTGGCTCAGATTGAGGATATTCCTGATGGTAAGCGTGGTGCCCGTTTTGTATGCGCCTCCGCTTTAGTGATTCCAAGTCAGGACTCGCAGACAGCCGAAGCATCGGCCGAGTTTGTACGATTCGGAGAGATGAAGGGCTCAATCATTCGTAAGGCGAGAGGTGAACACGGATTTGGTTACGACCCAATCTTCGTTCCTGATGACCAGCCTGAGCGCGTGGATGAGGATGGTCGACCGCTCACCTCGGCGCAGATGAATTCCAGCGAAAAAAATGCCATATCCCACCGTGGTAAGGCTATTAAGGCCATTACTGAAGTCATTTCGCAACACCTGCTGTAA
- a CDS encoding GNAT family N-acetyltransferase, with amino-acid sequence MYIRNIEQRDDAAIKTIIRQSLAEFGLDVPGTAYFDPQLGNLSAFYAGVQGAYFVACDDSGHVIGGAGYAPIGDGQDISDNYHGIAELQKLYVSEESRGSGASYRLIEHIEHSAQQHGFTTLYLETHHALEAAMHVYERLGFQPIDGPLGDAQHTTMDRFYTKVIA; translated from the coding sequence ATGTATATCAGAAACATTGAGCAACGTGATGATGCTGCAATCAAAACTATCATCCGTCAGAGTCTTGCTGAGTTTGGCCTTGATGTGCCAGGAACAGCATATTTCGACCCTCAACTTGGTAATCTTTCAGCGTTTTACGCCGGTGTGCAGGGAGCATATTTTGTAGCTTGCGATGATTCAGGCCACGTCATTGGCGGGGCTGGATATGCACCTATCGGTGATGGGCAGGATATCTCTGATAACTACCATGGCATTGCAGAGTTGCAAAAACTCTATGTGAGTGAAGAATCCCGAGGCTCAGGGGCATCGTACCGTTTGATTGAGCACATTGAACACAGTGCTCAACAACACGGTTTCACTACCTTGTATCTTGAGACTCATCACGCATTAGAAGCGGCGATGCATGTTTATGAACGGCTTGGCTTCCAGCCAATTGATGGGCCTCTAGGCGATGCACAGCACACTACGATGGATCGCTTTTATACCAAAGTAATAGCGTAG
- a CDS encoding nicotinate phosphoribosyltransferase, translating to MSDDTARNSVRNSTDYSYPTALMTDMYEYTMLDAALQDGTAARRCVFEVFTRHLPAGRRYGVAAGQGRILDALESFHLGEDDLRFLADKHIVSKETLQWLEHFEFSGNISGYREGEMFFPNSPILQVEGSFAECTLLETLILSILNYDSAVASAASRMASAASGRPCMDMGGRRTNEWSAVAASRAAVVGGFQGTANLLAAKLYGLKPIGTAAHCFTLLHDSERDAFTSQINALGLDTTLLTDTYDIEQAVKTAVEVAGPQLGGVRIDSGDLASLAQRVRNQLDALGATTTTITVTNDLDEYALASLQTAPVDSYGVGTMLVTGSGAPTCAMVYKLSEREGSDGIMVPVAKKSPDKATVPGRKLAYRSYEYGLADGEHVISGSEEQLSAFTPSADWKNLLVDYMQNGKADARYQGHEAISIAHDYRAKALSELPITAQSLMKGDPVIPTEVVTL from the coding sequence ATGAGTGACGACACGGCACGGAATTCAGTTCGAAACTCGACTGATTACTCATACCCCACAGCTCTAATGACCGATATGTATGAGTACACCATGTTGGATGCTGCCTTACAGGATGGCACAGCTGCGCGCCGATGTGTGTTCGAAGTATTTACTCGGCATCTTCCCGCAGGACGACGTTACGGCGTAGCTGCTGGGCAAGGGCGTATCCTCGACGCGCTGGAATCCTTCCATTTGGGCGAAGATGATCTTCGTTTTCTTGCAGACAAACACATAGTCAGCAAGGAAACTCTTCAATGGCTTGAGCACTTTGAATTCTCAGGAAATATCAGCGGCTATCGCGAAGGCGAAATGTTTTTCCCAAATTCACCAATCCTGCAGGTCGAGGGCAGCTTCGCCGAATGCACACTTCTGGAAACTTTGATTCTTTCAATCCTCAATTACGATTCAGCTGTGGCGTCTGCTGCTTCACGTATGGCCTCAGCAGCAAGCGGCAGACCTTGTATGGATATGGGCGGGCGTAGAACGAACGAATGGTCGGCTGTAGCAGCTTCTAGAGCAGCGGTGGTCGGAGGATTCCAAGGCACAGCGAATCTCCTAGCCGCCAAACTGTATGGTCTCAAACCTATTGGCACTGCGGCTCATTGTTTTACTTTGCTACACGATTCAGAACGAGATGCATTCACGTCCCAAATTAATGCTTTAGGGCTTGATACCACTCTGTTGACTGATACCTACGATATCGAACAAGCGGTAAAAACCGCTGTTGAGGTTGCAGGACCACAACTCGGTGGTGTCCGCATTGATTCGGGCGATCTTGCTTCGTTGGCACAACGTGTACGAAATCAACTGGACGCACTTGGAGCAACAACAACAACTATCACTGTCACCAATGATCTCGATGAATATGCCCTAGCTAGTCTGCAGACTGCTCCCGTAGATTCCTACGGTGTTGGCACGATGCTAGTCACTGGTTCTGGCGCTCCAACGTGCGCGATGGTATATAAGCTGTCCGAACGAGAAGGTTCAGACGGCATAATGGTTCCTGTAGCCAAGAAATCTCCCGACAAAGCTACCGTGCCCGGACGCAAATTAGCATATCGGTCATATGAATATGGATTAGCCGATGGCGAGCATGTCATTTCGGGTTCCGAAGAACAACTCTCAGCGTTCACGCCCAGCGCTGATTGGAAGAATTTGCTGGTTGACTATATGCAAAACGGTAAAGCGGATGCACGTTATCAAGGACATGAAGCAATCAGTATTGCCCATGATTATCGCGCTAAAGCACTATCCGAGCTTCCAATCACTGCTCAAAGCCTTATGAAGGGTGATCCTGTTATACCGACAGAGGTTGTCACTTTGTAG
- a CDS encoding TM2 domain-containing protein, giving the protein MTEPNNFYGQQPENPQNTDNNGQQPNYSNNNQQPYTQPGYQQQVPQGSQAYAPTNPQNPSGGYGQGAYTPQQPQGQAYGQQQYQQQYNPAGGYAQQPAYGYAPQMVSTKSKLAAGLLGIFLGAFGVHNFYLGQTGKAVAQLLITLLSFGFLSWVSGIWGLIEGIMILVSRPGTPWHRDSQGFELQD; this is encoded by the coding sequence ATGACAGAGCCAAACAACTTCTATGGACAGCAACCAGAGAATCCTCAAAATACTGATAATAACGGTCAACAACCGAACTATAGCAATAACAATCAGCAGCCCTATACGCAGCCAGGCTATCAACAGCAGGTTCCACAAGGCAGCCAAGCCTACGCTCCAACAAATCCACAGAATCCTTCAGGTGGATATGGCCAAGGTGCTTACACGCCACAACAACCACAAGGCCAAGCATATGGCCAGCAGCAATATCAACAGCAGTACAACCCAGCAGGTGGATATGCTCAGCAACCAGCCTATGGATATGCCCCGCAGATGGTATCAACAAAATCCAAGCTTGCCGCTGGTTTACTTGGCATATTCTTAGGAGCCTTCGGCGTGCACAACTTTTACCTTGGTCAAACGGGTAAAGCCGTGGCGCAGCTGCTCATTACCCTGCTCAGTTTCGGTTTTCTATCTTGGGTCTCGGGGATTTGGGGATTAATTGAGGGCATCATGATTTTGGTCTCTCGCCCAGGAACGCCTTGGCATCGAGATTCACAAGGATTTGAACTTCAAGATTGA
- a CDS encoding DUF3039 domain-containing protein, translating to MMMNNYDESQTPLSSPDEGTGTAVLERPEVKEETEHSEGGDADRFAHYVSKERIAQSRLTGRPVVALCGKVWVPKHDPSQYPVCPDCKRIYEEMQRGN from the coding sequence ATGATGATGAACAACTACGACGAGTCACAAACACCACTCTCGAGTCCCGACGAGGGCACGGGCACAGCAGTATTGGAACGCCCGGAGGTTAAAGAAGAAACTGAGCATAGCGAAGGGGGAGATGCTGATCGCTTTGCACACTATGTTTCGAAAGAACGTATTGCTCAATCACGGTTAACGGGCAGGCCTGTAGTTGCGTTGTGTGGAAAAGTATGGGTACCAAAGCATGATCCTTCGCAATATCCCGTTTGCCCAGACTGCAAACGTATTTATGAAGAAATGCAGCGTGGAAATTAG
- a CDS encoding aldo/keto reductase has product MADTAIYTPSRTRYEHMQYRRSGRSGLKLPAVSLGFWHNFGDTGMYEHMKELCFTAFDNGITHFDLANNYGPSAGAAERNAGRIIGEEFASYRDELIVSTKAGYDMWPGPYGDWGSRKYLLSSLDQSLERLGLNYVDIFYHHRPDPETPLEETMGALAQAVHSGKALYVGLSNYDGATMQRASAILDELHCPFVINQNRYSIFDRSIENNGLLHSAEQLGKGLITFSPLAQGLLTGRYLNGIPEDSRIKTDGRFLSESLINEERLQRMKALNDIAQNRGQTLAEMALAWILRDSSVTSVLIGASKPQQILDNIGALENTEFSREELSNIDELSLDQQL; this is encoded by the coding sequence ATGGCAGATACCGCCATTTACACGCCATCACGCACACGTTATGAGCACATGCAATACCGGAGATCAGGGCGCAGCGGTCTCAAACTACCTGCGGTTAGTCTCGGATTCTGGCATAACTTCGGCGATACCGGTATGTATGAGCACATGAAAGAGCTGTGTTTTACAGCCTTCGACAACGGCATAACCCACTTCGATTTAGCTAATAATTATGGTCCTAGTGCAGGTGCAGCTGAACGCAACGCCGGACGAATCATTGGTGAAGAATTCGCCAGCTACCGTGACGAGCTCATTGTCAGCACCAAAGCTGGCTATGACATGTGGCCCGGTCCTTATGGTGACTGGGGCAGTCGCAAATATTTGCTATCAAGTTTGGACCAGAGCTTGGAACGTCTCGGATTGAACTACGTTGATATCTTCTATCATCATCGTCCAGATCCCGAAACCCCACTTGAAGAAACCATGGGAGCACTAGCTCAGGCAGTGCACAGCGGCAAAGCTCTATACGTAGGTTTGTCAAATTATGACGGTGCAACCATGCAACGTGCATCAGCCATCCTTGATGAGTTGCATTGTCCTTTTGTGATTAATCAAAATAGATACTCAATTTTTGACAGAAGCATTGAAAACAATGGTCTCTTACACAGCGCCGAACAACTTGGCAAAGGACTTATTACCTTCAGTCCACTAGCACAAGGACTATTAACGGGACGATATCTCAATGGCATTCCAGAAGACAGCCGTATCAAAACAGATGGCCGCTTTCTCTCTGAATCGCTGATCAATGAAGAGCGCTTACAACGAATGAAGGCTTTGAACGATATAGCTCAGAATCGTGGACAGACTCTCGCTGAAATGGCACTCGCATGGATTCTTCGTGATTCATCGGTAACTAGTGTGCTGATAGGAGCCTCAAAGCCTCAACAGATTCTCGACAACATAGGGGCACTGGAAAACACGGAATTCTCTCGTGAGGAACTCAGCAACATTGATGAATTGAGCTTAGACCAGCAGCTGTAA